The genomic DNA TAGCGGAGAAATTCCAATCGAACCTGGAGATAGCTGGTTCTCTCCGAAATAGCTTTAGGGCTAGCCTCATGTTGTAAGAGTCTTGGAGGTAGAGCACTGTTTGGACTAGGGGCCCTCATCGGGTTACCGAATTCAGACAAACTCCGAATGCCAAAGACTTATCCATGGGAGTCAGACTGCGAGTGATAAGATCCGTAGTCGAAAGGGAAACAGCCCAGACCACCAGCTAAGGTCCCAAAGTATACGTTAAGTGGAAAAGGATGTGGAGTTGCTTAGACAACCAGGATGTTGGCTTAGAAGCAGCCACCATTTAAAGAGTGCGTAATAGCTCACTGGTCGAGTGACTCTGCGCCGAAAATGTACCGGGGCTAAACGTATCACCGAAGCTGTGGATTGACACCGTTTGGTGTCAGTGGTAGGAGAGCGTTCTAAGGACTGCGAAGCTAGACCGTAAGGACTGGTGGAGTGCTTAGAAGTGAGAATGCCGGTATGAGTAGCGAAAGATGGGTGAGAATCCCATCCACCGAATGCCTAAGGTTTCCTGAGGAAGGCTCGTCCGCTCAGGGTTAGTCGGGACCTAAGTCGAGGCCGATAGGCGTAGACGATGGACAACAGGTTGATATTCCTGTACCACCTTTCTTCCATTTGAGCAATGGGGGGACGCAGGAGGATAGGGTAAGCGCACTGCTGGATATGTGCGTCTAAGCAGTTAGGCTGATGATGAGGCAAATCCCATCATCGTGAAGGCTGAGCTGTGATAGCGAGCGAATTATAGTAGCGAAGTTCCTGATTCCACACTGCCAAGAAAAGCCTCTAGCGAGGAAGATGGTGCCCGTACCGCAAACCGACACAGGTAGGCGAGGAGAGAATCCTAAGGTGAGCGAGAGAACTCTCGTTAAGGAACTCGGCAAAATGACCCCGTAACTTCGGGAGAAGGGGTGCTCTGGTAGGGTGCAAGCCCGAGAGAGCCGCAGTGAATAGGCCCAGGCGACTGTTTAGCAAAAACACAGGTCTCTGCGAAGCCGTAAGGCGAAGTATAGGGGCTGACGCCTGCCCGGTGCTGGAAGGTTAAGAGGAGTGCTTAGCGCAAGCGAAGGTGCGAATCGAAGCCCCAGTAAACGGCGGCCGTAACTATAACGGTCCTAAGGTAGCGAAATTCCTTGTCGGGTAAGTTCCGACCCGCACGAAAGGCGTAACGATCTGGGCACTGTCTCAACGAGAGACTCGGTGAAATTATAGTACCTGTGAAGATGCAGGTTACCCGCGACAGGACGGAAAGACCCCGTGGAGCTTTACTGTAGCCTGATATTGAATTTTGGCACAGCTTGTACAGGATAGGTAGGAGCCTTGGAAGCCGGAGCGCTAGCTTCGGCGGAGGCGTCGGTGGGATACTACCCTGGCTGTGTTGACATTCTAACCCGCGCCCCTTATCGGGGTGGGAGACAGTGTCAGGTGGGCAGTTTGACTGGGGCGGTCGCCTCCTAAAGAGTAACGGAGGCGCCCAAAGGTTCCCTCAGAATGGTTGGAAATCATTCGCAGAGTGTAAAGGCACAAGGGAGCTTGACTGCGAGACCTACAAGTCGAGCAGGGACGAAAGTCGGGCTTAGTGATCCGGTGGTTCCGTATGGAAGGGCCATCGCTCAACGGATAAAAGCTACCCCGGGGATAACAGGCTTATCTCCCCCAAGAGTCCACATCGACGGGGAGGTTTGGCACCTCGATGTCGGCTCATCGCATCCTGGGGCTGTAGTCGGTCCCAAGGGTTGGGCTGTTCGCCCATTAAAGCGGTACGCGAGCTGGGTTCAGAACGTCGTGAGACAGTTCGGTCCCTATCCGTCGTGGGCGCAGGAAATTTGAGAGGAGCTGTCCTTAGTACGAGAGGACCGGGATGGACGCACCGCTGGTGTACCAGTTGTCTTGCCAAAGGCATCGCTGGGTAGCTATGTGCGGAAGGGATAAGTGCTGAAAGCATCTAAGCATGAAGCCCCCCTCGAGATGAGATTTCCCATCACTTTATGTGAGTAAGATCCCTGAAAGATGATCAGGTAGATAGGTCAGAGGTGGAAGTGTGGCGACACATGGAGCTGACTGATACTAATCGATCGAGGACTTAACCAAACGTAATGCAGGCGCGTTGCGCCTGCCAGACTGGCCGATACGCCGGTAATGATTGACTATCAACCCTTTATCTAGTTTTCAGGGAATAAGTATACATAAAGTATAAAAAAACCTTGAAATCGCCGCGAGAATGCGGTATAATAATACTTGTCCTTTTGAAGGACATACATAGTCTGGTGACATTGGCGAAGAGGTCACACCCGTTCCCATGCCGAACACGGAAGTTAAGCTCTTCAGCGCCGATGGTAGTTGGGGGATCTCCCCTGCGAGAGTAGGACGTCGCCAGGCGGTACATTCCACAGTAGCTCAGTGGTAGAGCTATCGGCTGTTAACCGATCGGTCGCAGGTTCGAGTCCTGCCTGTGGAGCCATTATATGGAGAGCTGTCCGAGTGGCCGAAGGAGCACGATTGGAAATCGTGTAGGCGGTTTATAGCTGTCTCAAGGGTTCAAATCCCTTGCTCTCCGCCATATATGGCCCGTTGGTCAAGCGGTTAAGACACCGCCCTTTCACGGCGGTAACACGGGTTCGAATCCCGTACGGGTCACCATTTTTAAATGCAAAGAATCAGTGGAGGATTAGCTCAGCTGGGAGAGCATCTGCCTTACAAGCAGAGGGTCGGCGGTTCGATCCCGTCATCCTCCACCATATTTTTTTCGCGAAGCGAAGCGTAGTGAAAATAACTTATCATTATCGTCGCGGGGTGGAGCAGTTCGGTAGCTCGTCGGGCTCATAACCCGAAGGTCGCAGGTTCAAATCCTGTCCCCGCAATACCGTTTTGATCCGTGAGGATTGGGATGCAGTGACATTGATAGCGGATTTGCTATCGCAGTACTTTGATCTTTATTTTCGCTAACGCGAATACTAATGATAGCTATTTTGCTATCGCAAAAAGCTTTGGTCCGGTAGTTCAGTTGGTTAGAATGCCTGCCTGTCACGCAGGAGGTCGCGGGTTCGAGTCCCGTCCGGACCGCCATTTTTCATTTTAATACAAATATGCAATGGCTCAGTAGCTCAGTTGGTAGAGCAATGGACTGAAAATCCATGTGTCGGCGGTTCGATTCCGTCCTGAGCCACCATTTTTTTGTGCCGGTGTAGCTCAACTGGTAGAGCAACTGACTTGTAATCAGTAGGTTGGGGGTTCAAGTCCTCTTGCCGGCACCACTGATTTTTTATAGCTGGAGGGGTAGCGAAGTGGCTAAACGCGGCGGACTGTAAATCCGCTCCTTCGGGTTCGGCAGTTCGAATCTGCCCCCCTCCACCATTTAATACAGGGGCATAGTTTAACGGTAGAACGAAGGTCTCCAAAACCTTTGGTGCGGGTTCGATTCCTGCTGCCCCTGCCATGGCGATTGTGGCGAAGTGGTTAACGCACCGGATTGTGGTTCCGGCATTCGTGGGTTCGATTCCCATCAGTCGCCCCATATTTTTGTCACATTTTTCTCTGTGTGTCATATACTAACAGTGGGCTATAGCCAAGCGGTAAGGCATCGCACTTTGACTGCGACATGCGTTGGTTCGAATCCAGCTAGCCCAGTAGTGCGGAAGTAGTTCAGTGGTAGAACACCACCTTGCCAAGGTGGGGGTCGCGGGTTCGAATCCCGTCTTCCGCTCCATAGAAAAATGGCGGCATAGCCAAGTGGTAAGGCAGAGGTCTGCAAAACCTTTATCACCGGTTCAAATCCGGTTGCCGCCTCCATATTTTTTTTAGACGCTTGCCGGTGTGGCGGAATAGGCAGACGCGCACGACTCAAAATCGTGTTCCGTAAGGAGTGCCGGTTCGACCCCGGCCACCGGTACCATAAGCGGGTGTAGTTTAATGGTAAAACCTCAGCCTTCCAAGCTGATGTCGTGGGTTCGATTCCCATCACCCGCTCCATCTTACATATTCAGACTTCCAACAAATTCGTTGGAGGTCTTTTTTTGTATCAGGGGAGAGAATATCTGGAAACCTCATCCGCCTCCTTATATACTGGACATAACGTATTGATCATTAGGGGGAAAACGTATGAACATTCAATCCATTCAGTTGAGCAGCAACCCGCAATCGACGCTTACAGCCTATTCATTGGATACAACCAAGCGTATGAAAAACATCTCCACCCGTCCTGCCGTGTTGATCCTTCCGGGGGGAGGGTATTACTATACATCGGACCGGGAGGCAGAACCTGTAGCCATGGCGTACTTGTCTGAAGGCTATCATGCATTCATTCTTCGTTACTCTGTAGGAGAAGACAAGGGGTTTGAAGATTCATTCAGGGATGCTGAAGAAGCACTGGCATATGTAAGGAATCATGCCTCTGAATTTGGAGTGGATCCTGAGCGTATCGCAGTAGTCGGCTTTTCCGCCGGGGGGCATCTGGCCGCTTCACTGGGAACCATGGGCACGTTCAGACCGAGAGCCCTGATCCTCGGGTATCCTTGTATTCTTTCAACCCTTGAGGATGTACTGGCTTTTCCGGTGCCGTCACTGGAAGAGAGAGTGGACGGGAACACACCTCCAAGCTTTTTGTTTTCGACTTTTGAAGACCGCATCGTACCGGTCGAACATACGCTGGAATTCATGAGGGCCCTCAGCCGTGCTGGCGTCCCCTTTGAATCTCATATTTTTCAGCATGGTGTCCACGGACTTTCCCTTGGGAAGCCTTTGTCATCGGCTGGACAGCGTTCAATGGTAGACGATGATTTCTCACAATGGTTTCAGCTCAGCATCTCCTGGCTCCACCGATTGATGGGAGACTTTCCCCTAGACCGGGAATAATAGATGTGACCCCCGCCCGCTTTACTCGGGCGGGGGTCTTTTTTTGTTGTCAAAGAGGTCAATATCGTGCCCCATCCATGTCAACTCAGTTGACCATAAAAAGTAAGCGTTTACATTATAATGAGAAAAAGCGTTACTGAAGGGGAGAAGAGATGGAACCAAAGATAGAGACGGGACCGGTCAGGCCTGAGGTACAAATGAAGCCCGTTCCGAAAAAAGGACTCAAATGGAAAAGCGTATTGACCTATACCGCATTTGTGGGTCCGGCACTATTATTCTTTCTTGTTATACAAATCGTCCCGTTCCTGATGGGGCTGTACTATTCGTTTACATCGTGGAACGGGGTCAGTTCGGCTGTGGAATGGGTTGGATTCGATAATTATATCCGGATATTCACCGATGATCAGGTGTTCTTCCAATCCTTTATGTTCACAACGAAGTTCATGTTTGCAGCGGTGATAATCAGCAATGTGATCGGATTCGGGTTTGCCCTGCTCCTGAATGCAGCTTTGAAGACGAAGAATATCCTGAGAACCGTATTCTTTTTGCCGAATGTCATCGGCGGTCTGCTACTCGGATTCATCTGGCAGTTCATCTTCGTAAAAGGCTTTGCGTCGTTGGGCAACCTGACCGACCTCTCCCTGTTCAAGATGCCCTGGCTTGGGGATGAGAAGACGGCTTTCTGGGGCATCGTCATCGTCTTTGCATGGCAGATCAGCGGTTATATGATGGTCATTTATGTGGCAGCCCTGCAAGGAGTCGATACGTCCCTATTGGAAGCAGCAAAGATCGATGGTGCATCGAACTGGACGCTGTTGACACGGATCATTGTTCCTCTGATCCTGCCGGCTTTCACGATCTGCTTCTTCCTGACGATATCAATGGCATTCAAGATCTTTGATCTGAATATATCCCTGACAGGCGGGGGACCATTCAACTCCACCCAGTCTGTAGCCATCAATATTTATCAGGAAGCATTCCAGAATAACCGGTACGGTCTCGGTACAGCCAAATCGATCCTGTTCTTTGTCATCGTCGCTGTATTCACTACCGTCCAGGTGATGATCACGAAGAGGAAGGAGGTCCAGGCATGATGAACAACCGCTATACAAAAAGGATGTTCCTGCTCGAAATTGTCGCAATCGCACTGGCCATCGTCTTCATGATTCCCTTTTACTTCGTGTTGGTGAATTCGGTCAAACCGTTCGCAGCCATCTTGATCGATGCAGCTGCCTGGCCGGAAGAGTTCATGTTTTCAAACTATGCAAGGGTGTGGGAAATCATCCAGTTCCCCCGTGCCTTCATGAACTCCTTCATCATCACAACGATCAGTAACATCGGTCTTGTTCTGATTTCCTCCATGGCCGCATGGAAAATGGTCAGGACTCCGGGGAAGTTCAGTAAAATCCTATTCATTTTATTTGTATCAGCCATGGTCATTCCTTTCCAAACGGTCATGATTCCCCTGATGAAGGTGGGGGGGACACTGGGCCTGACAAATAGTATCCCGGGGCTGATCCTCATGTATTTTGGTTTCGGCGTGCCTCTGTCCCTCTTCCTCTACCATGGCTTTGTCAAGACGGTGCCGGTCGAGATCGAGGAGTCGGCCATGATGGATGGTTGCAGCTCATTCGGTGTCTTCTGGAGGATTGTCTTCCCTCTATTGAAGCCCATCACCGTCACAGTCGTCATTCTGAATACGCTCTGGATATGGAATGATTATCTTCTGCCGCTCCTGGTTCTGCAGGATGCAGAGCTCCGGACGATCCCGCTTGCTGCGAGCTCATTCTTTGCACAGTATACGAAGCAATGGGACATGGGACTTGCCGCTTTGGTCCTCGGGATCACACCGGTCATCATTTTCTTCCTGTTCCTTCAGAAGCATATCATTAAGGGAATTGCGTCAGGATCCATCAAGTAGATATAAACTTTCTGTGTATTCCATGCAGAAAATTATATAAAATTTAAAAGAAGAATGGGGAGGTCGAATCTAGTGAAACGTATTCTACTGTTAAGCATGTCGCTGATCCTGGTATTTGGGATCATTGCAGGCTGTTCATCCAAAGGCTCTTCGGGTTCGGATGGGAAGAGTGATGGGGATGTCGTGACCCTGAATTTCTTCCAGTTCAAGGTTGAAATCGCCGATCAACTACAGGAAATGATCAAGGAATTCGAAGCAGAGCATCCGAATATTAAAATCAAGCTTGAGACGGTAGGGGGAGGAGCGGACTACGGTGCAGCCCTGAAAGCCAAATTCGCTTCCGGAGAGGAACCGGATATTTTCAATAACGGTGGATTCAAGGAGTTGGATCTTTGGAAAGAAAAACTTGCCGACCTTTCAGGTGAGCCTTGGGTCGATCATGTACTTCCAATCGGTAAAGTCCCGATGACAGATGAGGATGGCAAGCTTTACGGGATGCCGGTCAACCTTGAAGGATACGGGTTCATTTATAACAAAGACCTTTTCGAAAAAGCAGGCATCAAGGAAGCACCAAAGACAATCGACGAACTGAATGATGCAGCAAAGAAATTGAAAGCGAAGGATATCACACCGTTTTCAGCCGGTTATGGCGAATGGTGGGTCATCGGACAGCATTTGCTGAATATCCCGTTTGCCCAGCAGGAGGATCCCGACGCGTTCATCAAAGGATTGTATGATGGAACGGAAACATTCAAGGATAATGACAAGTTCAAAGAGTTCAAGAGTGTACTGGATGCAGAAATCAAGAATGCCAACGATAATCCGCTGACGACGGATTATAACACCCAAGTGACGCTCTTTGCCTCAGGGGAAACCGCGATGCTTCAACAGGGGAACTGGACAGAAAACATGATCACTGAAGTCAACCCTGACATCAACATGGGCTTCCTTCCGATTCCACTGAATAATGATGAGAGTGCCGATCGACTGCCTGTAGGGGTCCCGAACAACTGGGTACTCAATAAAAACTCAAAGCATCTGGATGAAGCGAAGATGTTCCTTGAGTGGATGGTTTCATCGGAAACAGGAAAACGTTATATCACAGAAGAGTTTGCCTTCATTCCGGCTTTCGATAACATCGAACCGAATGGATTGGGGGACCTGGGAGAATCCATCCTGACGTACTCGAAGGATGAGAAGACGATCCCTTGGACATGGTTCCAATGGCCGGATGGAGCAAATAAAGAATTCGCTGCTACCATCCAGGAATATGCTGCAGGGAAGATCGACTACGATACGGTCCTGGATCGATTCCAGAAAACGTGGGATAACCTGAAGTAAAAAAGGGGATGGAAAGCACAGGTCATGGGTGCTTTCCATTTTTTATCGGTTCTATCAGTATTTTAAAATATTTTTTTAGAAAACCCTTTCAAATAGGAGGAGGGAAGATTTATACTATTTTATAAGCAAGTTTCGGGGGGCCTGGACCGATGTTGAAGGGAAGCATCCGCAACAAGCTCATTTTCTTATTGATGATCACGACGATCCTGCCCTTTGGCTCTTCGATCATTGTCACCTATCTCTATACAAAGGATTCCATGGAAGACCAGGTGGTGAAAGAGAGCAGCAACTTGCTTTACCAAGGGAAGGTGAACCTTGAAGGGTATATTGGGGAATTGAATGATTTGTCCCTCTCCCTCTATAACAATCCCGATTTTATCAATTATATGAAGTCTCCTGACAAAGACCACGGCTATCTGACCATCGGGATGGTGAAGAATGTGATGCAGACCATTCTTTACACAGGAGATACGATCAATGGGGTGAAGATTTCTTTTCTTGAGGAAGACCGCTTCATCTCGGCGACGAGACGCACCAATGTCGTATTCTCAAGGGGGATATCCGAAGAAGATGAGGCCTCTTATCTGAAGGCAGCCCAAAGTCCATTCAATATGTATATTGAGCCTGCTTACAGCCAGCAGGAGGAGAAGATCAGGCGCTCAAAGGAAATCGTGACGATCCACCGGGCATTCCGTAACGTCCCGGATAATGACGTCCTTGCCTACATATCCCTCGATGTCGCTCCAGATAAAATCGTCGATCTCAGCCGTAATATGTACAATGGTGAATCAGAAGAGTTTTATGTCCTATCACCTCAAGGGGATATGATCTACAGCTCCGATGCCGAGATATCGGATAAGCAGCAATGGATTCAAGAGGTCATCGGCGAAGAGAAAGAAGCGGGCACCATCGAGTGGAAGAGAGATGACTTCAATGGGGTAATCATGTACGATCGCCTGTCACCATCTGCAGGAGGATGGTTCCTCGTCAAACGTGTCGCTTATGCAGACTTATATGAAAGCGCTTTTAATGTAGCGAAGATCAATATCCTCTTTGGGGTCATTGGGCTCGGCTTGGTGGTACTTGCCACCCTGTTTGTTTCATTCAGGATCACCTCACCCATCCGTGGGCTTCTGCAATCCATCCGGCAGGTTGAAAGTGGGAACATGCAGGTGAAGGCCGAGGTATACAGCGAGGATGAAATCGGGGTTTTGAGCAGAAGGTTCCATCAAATGGTGGACCGGATCAATCATCTCATCAATCGGGAGTATAAGCTTGAGCTTGAAAACCGTACGAGTCAATTGAAGATGCTCCAATCACAGATCAATCCTCATTTCTTGTATAATGCACTCCAATCAATCGGCACACTTGGCTTGAAGAATCATGTTCCACACATTTATTCCCTTGTGACACATCTCTCCAAGATCATGAGGTACGGGATGGATATGCAGGAAGACGTCGTTCCCCTCCATAAGGAAATCACCTATGCGGCCGCCTATCTCCTGCTGCAAAAAGAACGCTTTGGAGACCAGCTCCAATACGACATCGATGTACAAGACGACATCAGGGAAGTCGCCGTACCCAAGATGATCCTGCAGCCCATCATTGAAAACTACTTTAAGCATGGTTTTG from Rossellomorea marisflavi includes the following:
- a CDS encoding carbohydrate ABC transporter permease, with product MEPKIETGPVRPEVQMKPVPKKGLKWKSVLTYTAFVGPALLFFLVIQIVPFLMGLYYSFTSWNGVSSAVEWVGFDNYIRIFTDDQVFFQSFMFTTKFMFAAVIISNVIGFGFALLLNAALKTKNILRTVFFLPNVIGGLLLGFIWQFIFVKGFASLGNLTDLSLFKMPWLGDEKTAFWGIVIVFAWQISGYMMVIYVAALQGVDTSLLEAAKIDGASNWTLLTRIIVPLILPAFTICFFLTISMAFKIFDLNISLTGGGPFNSTQSVAINIYQEAFQNNRYGLGTAKSILFFVIVAVFTTVQVMITKRKEVQA
- a CDS encoding carbohydrate ABC transporter permease, which codes for MNNRYTKRMFLLEIVAIALAIVFMIPFYFVLVNSVKPFAAILIDAAAWPEEFMFSNYARVWEIIQFPRAFMNSFIITTISNIGLVLISSMAAWKMVRTPGKFSKILFILFVSAMVIPFQTVMIPLMKVGGTLGLTNSIPGLILMYFGFGVPLSLFLYHGFVKTVPVEIEESAMMDGCSSFGVFWRIVFPLLKPITVTVVILNTLWIWNDYLLPLLVLQDAELRTIPLAASSFFAQYTKQWDMGLAALVLGITPVIIFFLFLQKHIIKGIASGSIK
- a CDS encoding ABC transporter substrate-binding protein, producing MKRILLLSMSLILVFGIIAGCSSKGSSGSDGKSDGDVVTLNFFQFKVEIADQLQEMIKEFEAEHPNIKIKLETVGGGADYGAALKAKFASGEEPDIFNNGGFKELDLWKEKLADLSGEPWVDHVLPIGKVPMTDEDGKLYGMPVNLEGYGFIYNKDLFEKAGIKEAPKTIDELNDAAKKLKAKDITPFSAGYGEWWVIGQHLLNIPFAQQEDPDAFIKGLYDGTETFKDNDKFKEFKSVLDAEIKNANDNPLTTDYNTQVTLFASGETAMLQQGNWTENMITEVNPDINMGFLPIPLNNDESADRLPVGVPNNWVLNKNSKHLDEAKMFLEWMVSSETGKRYITEEFAFIPAFDNIEPNGLGDLGESILTYSKDEKTIPWTWFQWPDGANKEFAATIQEYAAGKIDYDTVLDRFQKTWDNLK
- a CDS encoding alpha/beta hydrolase, translated to MNIQSIQLSSNPQSTLTAYSLDTTKRMKNISTRPAVLILPGGGYYYTSDREAEPVAMAYLSEGYHAFILRYSVGEDKGFEDSFRDAEEALAYVRNHASEFGVDPERIAVVGFSAGGHLAASLGTMGTFRPRALILGYPCILSTLEDVLAFPVPSLEERVDGNTPPSFLFSTFEDRIVPVEHTLEFMRALSRAGVPFESHIFQHGVHGLSLGKPLSSAGQRSMVDDDFSQWFQLSISWLHRLMGDFPLDRE
- a CDS encoding cache domain-containing sensor histidine kinase, which codes for MLKGSIRNKLIFLLMITTILPFGSSIIVTYLYTKDSMEDQVVKESSNLLYQGKVNLEGYIGELNDLSLSLYNNPDFINYMKSPDKDHGYLTIGMVKNVMQTILYTGDTINGVKISFLEEDRFISATRRTNVVFSRGISEEDEASYLKAAQSPFNMYIEPAYSQQEEKIRRSKEIVTIHRAFRNVPDNDVLAYISLDVAPDKIVDLSRNMYNGESEEFYVLSPQGDMIYSSDAEISDKQQWIQEVIGEEKEAGTIEWKRDDFNGVIMYDRLSPSAGGWFLVKRVAYADLYESAFNVAKINILFGVIGLGLVVLATLFVSFRITSPIRGLLQSIRQVESGNMQVKAEVYSEDEIGVLSRRFHQMVDRINHLINREYKLELENRTSQLKMLQSQINPHFLYNALQSIGTLGLKNHVPHIYSLVTHLSKIMRYGMDMQEDVVPLHKEITYAAAYLLLQKERFGDQLQYDIDVQDDIREVAVPKMILQPIIENYFKHGFDGRNGVGVIALDCRREGDQLIIVVKDNGGGIPDQRLEEIEKQLYDSSKKPEGHIGLKNVYVRLALYYGGKAALLLKNVDGGGLMVRIEVPLQWEDDADESHHRG